TCACTTCCCCTTTTTCCACCTGAAGCCAATATTCTCCACAATGAGAAAGTGCCCAGCCATCTCCAGGCTTTGAACCTGGCCCATTGAGCGCTAAAATCCATTCACTCTCAGGCGGAAAACCCTCCAGCGTGGGGCGGCACTGCATTCCATCTCCCATCTGTACCACCATTTCTGAATCAAGCAATCCCCCTTTTAATGTTTCCAGAACGCGAACATCCATGGTCGGAGATTGCCTGGAATGATGGCGAATAATCCTGCCATGGATTATCAGAGGCGCATCCTTTGATACCGTGAGAAAAGGGCCGTTCCATGAGCAGGAACATGCATGGGCAGTAATAGGATACCAAAGACCGGCTCCAACCATGAGACACCATAGGGCTAATTTTTTCATCTCATGGCCTCCCTTGACCATCCAGATAGACAAATGTCTGTGATTCCAGATCGTCAGCGATGCAAGAAATAAGGGAATTGGTTGATAATCTGGCCTCGTCCAGCGCCTTCCGATACCGCTTTGCAAGGATTGGCCAGAGATCTTTTTCGTGTTTAGCCCGTGCGGCCTTATATCCCGCTCTGAGCCGATGGGCTTTGAAAAGGATAAGAAATGGGGCGATTGCTGTGCCGGAGTGTTTTTTTAGCCAATTGTCCGCAAAATTTGCCTCACTCACAGGACCTTCACTCATCCCTTCCCACTCAGCCATCAGGGGCACCGCATTGGCGAAAGCTTCCGCCTCTTTTCGAACATTCTGGCCAAGAATGGCAACCATCTGCTCGATGAGATTACGTCTTCTTACAAGCAAAGCTTTCTCGGGATTGGAAGGGGATCGAACGTCCAGAGATGAGGAAATTGGGTAATGGTCGCGAGATAATTCCGAAGGCAAGGCAGGCCTTCCTTCGGATAACTCGCTTGATTCAATTCCTTTGCCGGTCGCAGGCCAGTGAAAACAACATCTGAAAGCGAGGGGGCATTAGGCAGTTGCGTTTCAGCGCAGCCGCACCACCTGCTGCTCAAAACAGTCGCACAAACCGCAACACATAGATAAAGGAACAAAGATTTCATCAACTCCCCTGTCCTACATACACCACGCTCATACTTATGTCGCCCAATGATCAAGCTTAGCGGCGAGCGTTAGCCCGTCCGCTGGAGCGCTATGTTGGGCATTTACCCTTTTATTTTTCTTCGCTTCCGATAAAACGATATATGGCTGCACCAAGCAAACCGCCGACAATTGGTGCTACCCAAAAAAGCCAAAGCTGCGAAATTGCCCAATCACCCACAAACACCGCAACCCCGGTGCTACGAGCTGGATTCACAGATGTGTTTGTTACGGGAATGGAAATCAGATGGATGAGGGTCAGGCACAAGCCGATGGCAATAGGAGCAAGCCCCTGTGGCGCTCGTTTATCCGTGGCACCAAGAATGACAAGAAGAAACATCATGGTCATGACAACTTCGGTTATCAGTGCCGAAAGCATACTGTACCCACCGGGTGAATGAACTCCGTAACCATTTGAAGCAAACCCAGCAGAAAGCGTAAAGTCAGCCTTACCACTGGCAATGAGATACAAAACACCACCAGCTACAATGGCACCCAGAACTTGCGCAATAATGTAAGGTATTAATTCTTTAGCAGGAAATCGACCGCCAGCCCAGAGACCAAACGAGACAGCCGGATTGAGGTGGCATCCTGATATGTGCCCGATGGCGAAGGCCATCGTGAGCACAGTTAAACCAAAGGCCAGGGAAACACCAAGGAGACCAATACCGACATTAGGAAATGCAGCAGCCAACACAGCACTGCCACATCCACCAAGAACCAACCAAAATATACCAAAGAACTCTGCGACATACTTCTTCATGATTTTCTCCTTTGTTTGTGTTAATTACAATGCCCAACATTTGAGCTCATGAGCAGGGCATACGTGCGGATCTAGCGTAGCGGAATGCGTGCGGGTGAACTGTCTACTGGAGCGAGCTGTTCTGTTTCTGTTCCCCTATTTGGTTTACACTTTTTGCATGGATACCTGCCTTAAGATATCCTAATGACCTCTATATTCTTTTGTATGGATTGTCATTTACTAAGGACCCCACTCTCTAGCTTATTATATTAAACTTTATATTGACTCAGCCTCAACAGAAAAATGAATCTGTCATCGGTTCAAATTATCACAACCAGAAAACCGAAAATTATCCCCAAGGGAAGGAACATATGACTGACTGACGAACAAATATTGCTTCACTGGTTTGATGATCCAAATAAAATAATCGATCATACCCTTAGCTCCGCAAATGTCATAGTGGTAGTGTTGAGGCAAGCATGCAGCAATCGATTAAAAAGTTGGGATTCCCAAAATCTACGGTTAGTTTTGTAACAGAATTCTGCGAGGTATTTTCCAGAGTGTTTTGAACTTATTCCATGGTGTACACCTCTAAGTATCCCTTTGACGTTTTCTATCATGGTATGGACCCATGGAAGAAGCTTTGACGCTTGAGAACCTTTGCCTACTACAATCTTTTCATGGGCCTTGATCTTTTTACCCAGAATCCCATAAAAACACCAACCATCTGATCGCAGTCTGGTATCCAAATCCAAATTTTTCCACATGGTTTTTAAGATCTCCTCCCCACTAACCCTATTAACTAAAGACATCTTCACGTAACCTGTTCTATCACCTTTGTTTTCTACCGCAATAACCACTTTGCTCTTTCCAACCACTCATCTCCCTCGTTTCTCGGGTTTGGATGGACCAAGATAGCTGTCATCCATCTCCACAAGCCCTCCAAGCTTATAGCGACTATCCCTTTCCTCCATGGCCTTAATGATCTTATGTCCCATAACCTATACCGTCTTGCAACTCTTTATTTCTAACATCCTCCTGATAGACATCATCGAGATCCCGCTTTTTGGCCGAGACATAAGAAAAATCATCCAGAACCATTTCCTTAAAGGTATCCTTGTCTTGTGAAATATTGTCCCTGCCGTAACTGATACCTGATACTTACACCCCTTGCACTGATATAATTCTCTCGTACTATGATATGAGTATTCAGTATTCCCACATCTGGGACACTTATATCCATCTGGCCACCTGAGTCTAAATAGGTGCTCTTTACAAGCATCTTCAGTGGCAAACATCTCTTGAAACCTTATAATATCCATAGATTCTTGTTCCATGTAACTGGCTATCCTTTGTTTTTTTCCTTTATACTAAAAAGACAGACCTACAACAAAACAATCGAATACCCAATTTTCGAACACCCTCTTTTACCTATTGACACTTCAATAGATGGAGCATATAAAAATAACGAAATGATCGCGGGGTGGAGCAGTAAGGTAGCTCGTCGGGCTCATAACCCGAAGGTCGGAGGTTCAAATCCTCCCCCCGCTACCAAAAAGGGAAAGTTAAGCCAGTTAACATCGAGTTAACTGGCTTTTTTATTTTGTTCTATCGGTGCCAGTTTTAAGTAACTTTTCCAGAATCATGTAATCGGCTGGGGAAAGATTGTAATTTGATACTTCTTCCGGAAACACCCACTTGTAAGCTCCATGACTGTTAAGTTTAATATCTCCTGCTTTCCATACGCACCGATAAGCCTGGAGCTTTATAGATATATGGGGATAGGCATAAACTCCTTCAACAAGCAAATCACCTACATCAACAATAATATTCAGTTCTTCTTGAAGTTCACGCATGAGAGATATCTGTGGAGTTTCACCGGGTCGGACCTTACCTCCTGGAAATTCCCAGGTGTTAAACAGAGGATCATCAGGATTTGACCGTTGAGCGATAAGCACCTTGCCGTCTTTTTCAATTACCCCAGCAACTACCAGAACAACATCCAGCATGATTCTTCCCTCAAACATAAGCCAGATCTAAGACAACAATCCAGTAAATTATAATACCAACCCGTAAATTATAATACCAAACTCTGACTTGCCTAGAATTCACAAAATCGTCTTATCTACTAAAAAAAAAATTCACAAAATCCATTCAAAAAGGCTTGAATTCTAAAAATAATTAGTTTATGTATTGCACCAGGATGGCGTTGGTCGCCTTCTCCTAACCCCTCCTGGCCCTGTTCGGCTTTCCCCCTCCAGCCGGACAGGGTTTTAATATTTTAACGCTCAACATAGGCTACGGGAAAAATTGACGTCACTGGAGAATTTCCTACTGAATAAATTTCAAGAGGCGCCCGCTGATATACAGAATCCATAGCATTGCCAAACCAGGTGATGGTTTTGGTTACAGATGATTCATTGAGTCTGGAAAGAAAATTCAGCGCTTTTGAATTGGGGTTCCATACTATTCCAAAAAAGGAAGCTGTAGTAAGAGTAGATAAGCTTTCGACAAAAAATTCTCGAGCAACAGTGCCATTGCTATCTATATTGACGACCTTTGCTACTACAGCACCATTCCTTTGCACTTCCAAAACACCGCAGAGCCTTAAGTTGTTAACCATCCCAACACACACTTGCATTCCTAACGTCCCATTACTTCTTTCCAAAGCGTTTTGAAGGGCTACACCCCAAGAATTTGATTCAAAAAGAGTTTCAACTTTACACATATATCCATTTATAGAATCAACAAACTGATTTGTGGTGCAGTAAAAGTAACCTTCGTTAACATACGGGTTACCCGATTTGATTTGCCATAGATTGAGATCAACCGAACTTCCCGAAAAATTGTCATAAATTAATCCGACTTCGCCAAGATCGTAGATTTCTAGCAATGTTACACCATCATTCTTACCTTTTCCCGAGACAACCACTGTATAACTACCAGGCTCAAATAGCTGAATTATAGCTGATTCTCGAGGGTCAGATGGAGCTAGACCGGAACTCACAATTTCCGCTGAATTGGGGCTACTTGCCCAATCATCATTGCTAACCAAGAGATCACTTCCGCGATAAACTGAAATCACGGGATCGAGCAACTTTTTCTCAAAAACAGATGGAAGAGATGGACCTTGAACTCTTATCAACATCTTATGAGTTTTGTTATTTACCACAAATCCTTCAATGGTGACTTCGTTACCATCTCCAACCACGTAAGATCTAACTGAATAATTAAGAAGATCTACAGCAAAAACTGTTGTGACCTTCCCAAGTAAAAACGCTATTAACATCCCCAAAAAAACCAAAGATTTTCTCTTCATGGGAGCCTCCAAATAGGCTAGACGTTAACAAACCAGATCAAAAACCGAAACGATACTATATCGTTACGGTTCTTTTAGTTTGTACAATCACCAAAAACTTATAGGTAAAGAGGCAGGATAAGAATAAGAAAAGGCGAAATGAATTTATAACTGGTTATTAACTACAATTCCGGCACCATTCCCTGGAGTTCTTCCATACTAAAGACAGGACCGTCAGCGCATACAAATTTTTCTCCCATATTACATCGTCCACATATTCCAATTCCGCACTTCATCCTTTTTTCCAGAGTAGTGTAAATTTGCCAATCTTCAAAACCAAGCTCTCTCAAGCCAAAAAGTACAAATTTAATCATTATTGGAGGACCACACACAATAGCTATCCGATTGTTAGGAGATGGTGCTTCTTCGGACAATACTGTTGGAACAAAGCCCACCCGATGCGTCCAACCTGGAGCTTCAGCATCAACCGTCAACACAACATCAACACCTTTTTTTTGCCAGTTGGGGATTTCGTAGCGATAACACAAATCCTGAGGCGATCTGGCACCGTAAATAAGCGATATCTCGCCGTAATCCTTTCGATTTTCAAGCATAAAAAGAAGAAGAGTTCTTAAAGGTGCCATACCGATTCCACCGGCAATAAAAATAATATTTTTGGCCTGCATCGCTTCGTAGGGGAAACCGTTCCCAAGAGGACCTCTTACTCCCACAGGATCGCCGGGCACCAGTTGATGAATCTTTTGAGTCACCTCCCCTGCCCTCATAACACTAAACTGCAGATAATCTTTACAGGTTGGGGGAGAATTGATGACAAAGGTCGCTTCTCCCACACCAAAAACGGACAATTGAGCTACCTGACCTGGACGAAAATCAAAGGCTTGCATCTTTTCCGTATTCTCAAGCACTATCCGGAAGGTTTTAATAGTCGGTGTTTCCGTAATAACTTCAACAACCCTTCCCAATTCAGGAAGATAAGGATTAACTGCAGACGCAAGCATTGCTATGCACCTCCTTAACTCGTTCAACTGCGCTCCTGATATCTATTGAAACAGGACAGGATCTAATACATCTCCCACATCCGCAACAGGCAATGACTCCGCCATACCTCAAAGGAAAATAGCAAAATTTATGACCAAGCCGATTACGATATCGTTCAAGCTTTGTAGGTCTTGGATTATGTCCACTGGCCTCCTGAGTATACTGATGAAACATGCAGGAATCCCATGAACGCAAACGTTCCCCCTTAAGCCCCTGAATTTCATCAGTTATAGTAAAGCAATAGCAGGTAGGACATACATAAGTGCAAACACCACAACTCAAGCAAGATTCGGCAATATCGCGCCAGACTCCCATGTTTTGAAACTGACCCTTGACAGCTTCCACACTTCCCGAAACGTCCAGTGAACCAATTATTCTATTTTTAGCTTCTTCCTGAATACGCTGAGCATCCCGCGACTGCTCTTCAGAAGGGGGATCGCACTCACAAAGTGAAATCACTTCTTTAGCTCTGTCATTTAGACCTTCCAAGACAAAACCTTCACTTGTAGAAGTAATCCTAATATCGCTACCTTCCATATCTCCGGGGCCACCACCAACAGATGAACAGAAACAGGCATCATCGGCATCCTGACAGACCAAAGTGGCAAAAAGAGTGTTTTCTCTACGGCTTTTGTAATAAACATCCAAATAGAGCCCCCGCAGGAATACCCAGTCGCAAATCACAAATCCTCGAACATCGCAGGGACGAGCGCCAAATACTAGGGTCTTTTCCGCATTGATCGTTTCTTTTAGAATCAAATCCTGTTTGGAGGGATCATCAGAGTTTTTGACATATTCATATTGAAACAAGGTTTCCCCCTGAGGGAGAATTACGCTTTTAGGGGGCATAGTACTCTGGCGAGTAAAAAAAGGCTCACTCTCGATTGTAAAAGGTCTAAACTCGACCGTCCATCCATTACTCGAAGAAGAAAGAACGGGCACCCAGACTCTAAAATGCTTAGAGAGCCGCTCAAGCACCTCATTGAGTTTTTCTTGTGGGATAAAAATCTTTTCCTCGATCTTTTTTTTAGCTTTCTTCGCAGGCGTCATAGCGTCTTCACCCTGTCCATTTGCTATCTTTATATACCAGCTTCATGAGGGTTGAAAGTAAGTAGAGGCGGAACGGCTTGAGGATCAAGACCAGCCTCATAGGAAAAAAGACGAAGGTTTATCTCATTAAGCTTTTCTTTGATAAACATTACTGGAATCCCCACAGGGCATACTCGCTCACATTCTCCACATTCGGTGCACCTTCCCGCAAGATGAAGTGCATGAATGCTGTGAAAGATAAAAATATCTTTGATCGTGGGCCTTTGAGTAACCCACTTGGGATCTCGCCTTTCGGCAATACACCAGTCCTGACATATACAGAGAGGGCAAGCATTGCGACAGGCGTAACATCGAACACACCGGGAGAGAACATCTATCCAGAAATTCCGTCGTTCTTCAAGGGACTTTTGTTCAAATTGTGCTACATTTCTATAAAGTTCACTTTTATCGATCCGCGGAGTTACAGTTTCACCAATTAAAACATCGTAAATAACGGGGTTCGGATAAGCACATCTAAGACATCGCCGAAGTAAAACACTTTCAATCGACATTTGTTCTAAACCACCGGAGTGTTCAATTCTAAGAATTCCATCCTCAATGTGGGCGTTAAACACAGTCGTTGTATTGCCTATTTTCTTCATAACTAGTCGCCAGTCTATCGTGCCCTGGCAAGGAACACCTATTATCAAAAGTCTATCACGGTCTAAGAAATGCTCCTGAATAAGCGCCACAAGAGAGCGACTATCGCAACCTTTAACACATACTGCTACTTTTTTACCCTCGCCAGCTATAACAGCAGGGTTTTTTACAAGGTATCCAGTAAGGTTCTGAACGCAGAAAGGATTCCAGACGAGCCTGGAGATATCTTTTTCGCTACGGACAACAACAGGTTTTATCCGTAAAGGGTTAAACCCTCTTTCCCATCCTAATACCACATCAACCTGGGGCATAACATTACGTAACACTTCGTGGAGTTTCTCGGTAATTTCGTTCCACATAATTTTCAATAAGCCTCCACAGAATTCTCCGTTTTAGTTTTTGTTCCTACGCCAGGATTCCTGCCTAGCTCGTGAATTCGTTGAGAAAACTCCGTTACTACTTCCTGCCACCTTTGACCTTCCGACGCAGAAACCCAGGTATAATGAAAGCGATCAGCATCAATCCCCAAAAAAGGAAGAAACTCTTTTAGAACCTCAAGTCGCCTACGAGCATAGAAATTTCCTACAGCATAATGGCAATCTTTTGGATGACAACCAGAAACCAATACTCCATCTATTCCTGAAATCAGAGCTTTCAAAACAAAAAGCGGATCCATTCTTCCCGTGCATGGGATACGAATAACCCTTAAATCCGTTGGTTGCTTAAGTCTGGATACTCCAGCAGTGTCGGCTCCACCGTAAGAACACCAATTACACAAAAAACCAATGATCTTCATTTCGTTTGCTGATGTTGTGCTTTTTTCTTCCATAAAGCTCTTCCCTGAAAACTTAGCTTAGTATTGGCTGTTCTAAGCACATAGTTCTTCAATTTCCGCGAGAATCTGGTTATCGGTAGCATGTTGTAGCTGAATAGCCTTTGGTGGACATGTAGCATTACAGAGTCCACATCCCTGACATACTGTTGCAAGAACTTCTGCTTTTTTTATGCCACCTTTAAGTTCTTTCCAGCGGATTGCTCCATAGGGGCAGACTTCTATACACTTACCACAGGCGATACAGGCTCGCTCATTCACTGACGCCACCTGAGGACTTGTTTCTATGGTATCCCTTGCAAAAAGTGCTAGCACTTTTGAGGCCGCAGCGCTTCCCTGAGCAACCGAAGCAGGAATATCCTTTGGACCCTGGCAGGCTCCGGCAAGATAGATCCCAGCCGTGTTGGTTTCTACAGGTCTTAGCTTGGGATGATTTTCCATAAAGAAGCCATATTGATCGTAGGAAATATGCAACTTCTCAGCCAGTTCTCTCGCTCCTTTGCTGGCTTCAATGCCTGTAGCCAAAACCACCAGGTCAGCTTCTACCTCGATCTGAACCCCAAGCAAGGTATCCATACCTTGAACAACAAGTCTATCGCCTTTGGGATAAATCTTCCCTACTCTACCTCTGATATACTGCACACCGTATTCTTCCTGAGCCCTTCTTACAAACTCATCGTAATTTTTCCCTGGAGCTCGAATATCCATGTAAAAAACATAGCAACGAGAATCCGGAATATGATCCTTTGTGAGGATCGCCTGCTTGGCTATATACATACAACACACGCCGGAACAGTATGGTCTTCCTACAGAAGCATCTCTAGATCCAACGCATGCAATAAAAACAACATCTTTTGGCTCTTTCCCATCGGATGGCCGC
This genomic interval from Thermodesulforhabdaceae bacterium contains the following:
- a CDS encoding 4Fe-4S dicluster domain-containing protein; translation: MWNEITEKLHEVLRNVMPQVDVVLGWERGFNPLRIKPVVVRSEKDISRLVWNPFCVQNLTGYLVKNPAVIAGEGKKVAVCVKGCDSRSLVALIQEHFLDRDRLLIIGVPCQGTIDWRLVMKKIGNTTTVFNAHIEDGILRIEHSGGLEQMSIESVLLRRCLRCAYPNPVIYDVLIGETVTPRIDKSELYRNVAQFEQKSLEERRNFWIDVLSRCVRCYACRNACPLCICQDWCIAERRDPKWVTQRPTIKDIFIFHSIHALHLAGRCTECGECERVCPVGIPVMFIKEKLNEINLRLFSYEAGLDPQAVPPLLTFNPHEAGI
- a CDS encoding IS1595 family transposase translates to MVGKSKVVIAVENKGDRTGYVKMSLVNRVSGEEILKTMWKNLDLDTRLRSDGWCFYGILGKKIKAHEKIVVGKGSQASKLLPWVHTMIENVKGILRGVHHGISSKHSGKYLAEFCYKTNRRFWESQLFNRLLHACLNTTTMTFAELRV
- the aqpZ gene encoding aquaporin Z, encoding MKKYVAEFFGIFWLVLGGCGSAVLAAAFPNVGIGLLGVSLAFGLTVLTMAFAIGHISGCHLNPAVSFGLWAGGRFPAKELIPYIIAQVLGAIVAGGVLYLIASGKADFTLSAGFASNGYGVHSPGGYSMLSALITEVVMTMMFLLVILGATDKRAPQGLAPIAIGLCLTLIHLISIPVTNTSVNPARSTGVAVFVGDWAISQLWLFWVAPIVGGLLGAAIYRFIGSEEK
- a CDS encoding (deoxy)nucleoside triphosphate pyrophosphohydrolase → MLDVVLVVAGVIEKDGKVLIAQRSNPDDPLFNTWEFPGGKVRPGETPQISLMRELQEELNIIVDVGDLLVEGVYAYPHISIKLQAYRCVWKAGDIKLNSHGAYKWVFPEEVSNYNLSPADYMILEKLLKTGTDRTK
- a CDS encoding FAD/NAD(P)-binding protein, with the protein product MLASAVNPYLPELGRVVEVITETPTIKTFRIVLENTEKMQAFDFRPGQVAQLSVFGVGEATFVINSPPTCKDYLQFSVMRAGEVTQKIHQLVPGDPVGVRGPLGNGFPYEAMQAKNIIFIAGGIGMAPLRTLLLFMLENRKDYGEISLIYGARSPQDLCYRYEIPNWQKKGVDVVLTVDAEAPGWTHRVGFVPTVLSEEAPSPNNRIAIVCGPPIMIKFVLFGLRELGFEDWQIYTTLEKRMKCGIGICGRCNMGEKFVCADGPVFSMEELQGMVPEL
- a CDS encoding hydrogenase iron-sulfur subunit, whose translation is MEEKSTTSANEMKIIGFLCNWCSYGGADTAGVSRLKQPTDLRVIRIPCTGRMDPLFVLKALISGIDGVLVSGCHPKDCHYAVGNFYARRRLEVLKEFLPFLGIDADRFHYTWVSASEGQRWQEVVTEFSQRIHELGRNPGVGTKTKTENSVEAY
- a CDS encoding 4Fe-4S dicluster domain-containing protein, with the protein product MTPAKKAKKKIEEKIFIPQEKLNEVLERLSKHFRVWVPVLSSSSNGWTVEFRPFTIESEPFFTRQSTMPPKSVILPQGETLFQYEYVKNSDDPSKQDLILKETINAEKTLVFGARPCDVRGFVICDWVFLRGLYLDVYYKSRRENTLFATLVCQDADDACFCSSVGGGPGDMEGSDIRITSTSEGFVLEGLNDRAKEVISLCECDPPSEEQSRDAQRIQEEAKNRIIGSLDVSGSVEAVKGQFQNMGVWRDIAESCLSCGVCTYVCPTCYCFTITDEIQGLKGERLRSWDSCMFHQYTQEASGHNPRPTKLERYRNRLGHKFCYFPLRYGGVIACCGCGRCIRSCPVSIDIRSAVERVKEVHSNACVCS